The Thermothelomyces thermophilus ATCC 42464 chromosome 7, complete sequence genome window below encodes:
- a CDS encoding NADP:D-xylose dehydrogenase — translation MASSTAYTVRWGIMATGWIAEVFTKDLLTNPAVRGVQDVRHEVVAAASSSSKDRAADFLGKVKAPSSAKAYGSYHELVADPDVDIVYVATPHSHHFQNAMLALEAGKNVLCEKALTVTASQARKLVETARSKGVFFMEAVWTRYFPLSIQVRNLISSGAIGTVYRTIADLSLGRDSGDGKVDFADSHRMVNPDLAGGALLDLGIYALTWVFQTLYHVQPEEQKEKPKVVAAVNKYHTGADETTSIIVQFPQHKSHGIALTSLRVASDPDGKNSGGAAIRIQGSTGEIQVMGPAYCPLQYRVIKKGGDGGEVQVVDCPIPKDAERDGWGQGMFWEADECARCLRDGRKESATLPWSESIAIMEVMEEALRQGDVVYPDVISTDVYDPQSPLNTGKR, via the exons ATGGCGTCGTCAACTGCGTACACGGTGAGGTGGGGTATCATGGCCACGGGTTGGATTGCTGAGG TCTTCACCAAGGACCTCCTCACCAACCCGGCCGTCCGCGGCGTGCAAGACGTCCGCCACGAGGTCGTGGCCGCCGCCTCGTCCAGCTCCAAGGACAGGGCAGCCGATTTCCTCGGCAAGGTCAAGGCCCCGAGCTCCGCCAAGGCCTACGGCTCGTACCACGAACTGGTGGCCGATCCCGATGTCGACATTGTTTACGTGGCCACCCCGCACAGCCACCACTTCCAGAACGCCATGCTCGCCCTCGAGGCCGGCAAGAACGTGCTCTGCGAGAAGGCCCTGACGGTGACGGCCTCGCAGGCGCGCAAGCTTGTAGAGACGGCCCGTTCCAAGGGTGTCTTCTTCATGGAAGCTGTGTGGACCCGCTACTTCCCTCTCAGCATCCAGGTGAGGAACCTGATCTCGTCGGGGGCCATCGGCACCGTCTACCGCACCATTG CCGACCTGTCGCTCGGCAGGGACTCGGGCGACGGCAAGGTCGACTTCGCCGACTCGCACCGCATGGTCAACCCCGACCTGGCGGGCGGCGCCCTGCTGGACCTCGGCATCTACGCCCTGACGTGGGTGTTCCAGACGCTCTACCACGTCCAGCCAGAGGAGCAGAAGGAGAAGCCCAAGGTGGTGGCGGCCGTCAACAAGTACCACACAGGGGCGGACGAGACGACCAGCATCATCGTGCAGTTCCCGCAGCACAAGAGCCACGGGATCGCGCTCACGTCGCTCCGGGTGGCCAGCGACCCGGACGGCAAGAAcagcggcggcgcggccatCCGCATCCAGGGCTCGACGGGCGAGATCCAGGTCATGGGCCCCGCCTACTGCCCGCTGCAGTACCGCGTCATCAAGaagggcggcgacggcggcgaggtgCAGGTGGTCGACTGCCCGATCCCCAAGGACGCCGAGCGCGACGGCTGGGGCCAGGGCATGTTCTGGGAGGCCGACGAGTGCGCGCGCTGCCTGCGCGACGGCCGCAAGGAGAGCGCGACGCTGCCGTGGAGCGAGAGCATCGCCATCATGGAGGTCATGGAGGAGGCGCTGCGCCAGGGCGACGTTGTCTACCCGGACGTCATCTCGACCGACGTGTACGACCCCCAGAGCCCGCTGAACACGGGAAAGCGGTAA